The DNA sequence ATTGGGGTAGTGAAAGAGCTAAACTCCTGACTTTCAACAGGTGTTTAGTGCGTCAAAAAACGTTTTGGACGGGTGTGGATGAAAACGACACTTTTATGATCCTGGTAAACGGGAACGAAAAGCCGCATGAGTTCAACCTGAATCGCTATGTCGACTTTTTGTACGCTGGTTCTCAGTTGACGAATATGCTGGACCCCTCCGATCAGCGAGGGGTAGATCCAATCGCCTTACCGGCGCGTGGATTCGCCCTCTACAGGGTTGCATCCGGCCGCTAGGCCGTACCCTCTTCTTGTTTGCGTTGCTCCAGAACTTCGGCTTCCCCGAAGAGTGGCTCTTTGATGCGCAAGGTCAGGATGGCCGCAAGGACGAAGAAGGCCCACCCATGACCAAGTAGAACATGGCGTGGTCATTGAAAAAGGCGTGGACGATGGGCCCGCCAATGAGCCCGTTGATGATCTGTGGGATTACGATGAAGAAGTTGAAGATTCCCATTTTGTTGATGGGGAGCGAATCGATCAACAGGGCGTACGGCATGGATAAAATGCCGGCCCAAGCGAACCCGATTCCGACCATGCTGAGAATGAGATAATCGAGCGGTAGAAAATAGAGCCCCGGAAGGCCGAGTCCGCCCGAAAGCAAAGCAATAAAGTGCACGAATTTTCGGCTGGTTTTCTTGGCGAGCGGGGTAAGAATGAATGCGAATCCGAGGGCGAAGGCGTTGTACCAGCCGAATAAGTAGCCCGTGAAATCTCCGGCCTCACCGAACTCGGGCGAATGAGTATCGGTGGGCAGTAGACCGTAATGGTGGGTGGCCAGTGCGGACGTGGTGTAGACCCACATAGTGAAAAGGCCGAACCACGAGAAAAATTGTACCCATCCCAAGCGTTGCATACGGCGGGGCATTTTGATGGCATTGCTGAAAATGGCTTTGAAGATGTTTTGCTTTTCCTCTTCATGGACGGCGCCCATGTATTTCTGGAATTCTTCGGGCGGATATTCCTTGATCATGGAAATGGTGTAGAAAATAGTCGCCAGTAAGATAAAGGCACCGATATAAAAGGACATCACTACGTTGGCGCAACCGATCCTACTTCAGCGGTATTCGTGATTCCGAAATAATTGTTGAGTACGTAGGGCATGAAGGACCCCAAGATGGCTCCTACGCTGATGAGAATGGTCTGCCACTGAACCCTATGGTGCCTTGAGATTTAGGCAGCATGTCGCCGACCAGCGCGCGGAACGGCTCCATGCTGATGTTGAAGCTGGCATCCATAAGGGCCAGGAAGGCAATGCCGATCCACAGAATGGCGCTGATACCTATAAACTCCGTTGCACTGAGCGATTCTCCGGCGAGTATATTGGCATTTGGCAGGAAAATAAGACCGAGGGCGGCCATGATGGCGCCGAGCAAAAAGTACGGTTTGCGTCGACCCAACTTGGTCCAAGTGTTATCGCCTAAGTGTCCAATAATGGGTTGAACGATGAGTCCGGTGAAAGGAGCTACCAGCCAAAACCAACTCAGCTGATGAACATCGGCTCCAAAATTTTGGAGAATACGGCTGGCATTTCCGTTTTGAAGACCAAATCCCATTTGGATTCCCATGAACCCCATGCTGAGGTTGATGATGGTGCCCAGTCCGAGCTTCGGTTTTTCGGCGGCACGGGCTTCGCCGTGAGCGTGTGGAATGGATTGTGCCAGGGTCGATCAGCTTTAGGTTAAACGACTATTGCTCGAGAGAGCTGAATATTAGATCGGCGGTGGCCGGATTCGTTGCTAGGGGAATATTGTAAACGTCGCACACCCTCATCAACATGGCGATGTCGGGTTCGTGGGGGTGTTTATCGAGTGGATCACGGAAGAAGAAAACGGCTTGAACCCTACCTTCGGCGACCTCTGCAGCGATCTGCGCATCTCCACCGAGGGGATCGCTCTTAACGCGCTGAACTTTGAGTCCGGCCGACTCAACATGTTTACCGGTGGTTCCGGTGGCGACGAGTTCTATCTTTTTATTCTTCAGTACGTCCATGTGATCGCGCATGAACGCGACCATGTCGGCCTTTTTTCCGTCATGAGCTATGAGCGCGATCTTCATTATCGAAAGAAAATTAAGAATTGGTCCTCGAGGATCACCAGGTCGTTCGCCTCATCGGCATTCCAGTCGTTCGTGGTTTGTCCGTCGAATACTTTATACGATCCCTTGAGCTCCAGTTCTTCTTTGGTAAATCGAGCAGCGGCATTTCCGAAATTGAATGCTGCTACCACTTCCGAATTATCGGTCATTTCGATCGCCATGTAAGGTCCGGCCGCTTCGATCTTCGAGAGGTCCCGACGACGGGCATATGCATACGTTCGTTTTTCATCGTTGACTACGAGCGGACTAAAATCGCCGCCGTAATTGCCGTTCCAGAGGGCAGGAGTATTGTGGTAGATATCCATCATGGCAGTGTAGAACTTGTTGTAGTTCCAGCCGGTGAGTGAATCCGTTTCTACGCTCCAGTCGATCCAATCCTTATCGAAGAATTTAAGGCGTTTACTTAATCCGACCTCCTGACCACTGTAGATCAGAGGCATGCCTCGGTCGAACGTAGCGGTGAAAACGAACCATTGGAAGTGCGCCTTTCCCATTCGCTCGAATACGGTTCCGTTCCATGAATTCTCGTCGTGGTTGGTCGTAAAGTACATACGGAGATCATCTTGTGTGTAGTTCGAGTCGATCTCCAGTCGAAGCATCTCGATGTCGCTCGGCGATTTTATGCCTTTGGCCACTTCGTTCATGACGTGGTGTACATCCCAACCGTAGTTCATGTGAAAGTTCTGCATGTCGGTGGGTTCGGCCCACTCGGCCATCATAAAGAGCTCTTTGTTCCGGGTAGCTCGTTGTTCGCTGAGGTAGTTCCAGAAATCCATCGGTACGAATCCGGCCACATCACAGCGGAACCCATCGATATCGGCCGAGTCGACCCAAAAGCGCATTTCATCCGCCATGGCAGCCCACAGATCCTGGTTTTCGTAGTTGAGATCGGCCACATCGGTCCAGTCGGTCACATTTCCTTCGTTGTCCTTGGCGACGTTGATGTTACCTTCTTCATCGTAAGTGTAGAACTCGGGGTGCTCAACGGTCCAAGTATGGTCGAATGCGGTGTGGTTGGCGACCCAGTCCAGGATGACCTTTAGACCGAGTTCATGAGCTTGATCGACCAGGGCTTTGAAATCGTCCATGGTGCCGAAATTCGGGTTCACCGAGGTATAGTCCTGAATGGAGTAATAACTTCCCAAAGGACCTTTTCGATTTTTTTCGCCGATAGGTTGTACGGGCATGATCCACAGAATATCAACTCCGAGTTCTTTTAGTCGAGGCAGGTGCTCAGAGAACGCGTTGATGGTTCCTTCTTTGGTGTACTGACGAATATTGACCTCGTAGATGGTAGCGTTGGCCGCCCAATCCGGAAGCCGGCTGTCGATCATTTCCACGAGTTCGTTTTCATCGGCCATAGTGTTGCTCGATTCGTTTGAGGGTGAGCCGCAGCTCCGTAATGCGGCGGAAAGTACCCAGATACTAAGTTTTTTCATGCTTTATTCTTTCACGTAAACAAAACTCAATGGCTCTAAGACATTGTCTTCGTCGCCTTCGACGAGTCGTCCAGCCAAAATATTTTCAGAACTCACTCCACAAAGAATGGGGTAGGGTCCCGGATTGATCCAAATTTGAACTCGTTCACCCAGATATGTTCTGGTGATATGAATGACATTTTGTTCCACGATCTCTACTTCGGCATTCCCGTAAAGTAGAGCCATTTCTCGGTTGCGAGCTGTGGTGAGCGCTTGTACATCGGCCCGCAGGGCTGCCTCATCCGAATCGTACCCGGTAAACTTCATCATCTTCCGGTTATCGGGATCGTTGGCACCCCACATCCCGTATTCGTCGCCGTAGTAGATCACGGGGATTCCCGGAATAGCGAAATTTAAGGCGTGTAAGAGCCCGAGTCGAGCGTAGGCCTCGGCCTTTGGCTTCGGGATCTCGCGAGTCCAGCCGGCGAGCTTTTGATCTTCGCTCAGAAGCACGTCTCCTGAAGCCAATGAAATGAAACGGCTGCGATCCTGGTTACCGGAAATGTAACCCATGAGGTTGTGGTAGCCGTAGGTGTTCCGGCTTTGGTTTAGCGTGTTGACTAGGTTCTCGATGTCTTTAGGCGCACTTGAGACGAAAGGGCTGACCGCCGCGTCGTACACGTTGAAATCGAATTGGGCATCGAGCATACCATTGCTGATGTAGCTGCTGATGAGTTCGGGTGAACCGTACGTTTCGCCGATTTGATAGATACGTCTATCGAGGTTCAATTCTTTGACTTTACGCGTAAGTGTGCGCCGGTAGAGTTCGTCGATGTGCTTGGTAGCGTCGTGGCGGAAGCCGTCAAATTCGTGCTGAGTCACCCAAACCAAGGCCGAATCGGTCATGTAGTCCACCACCTCGGGGTTTCGAAGCTCCAAGGTCGGCATAAAGGTGTCGAACCATGTGGTCAGGCGCTGTTCATCCCATCGCTCGGTATTCAAAGATCCATCCTGAAGGTATAGGGGAGTGGCCCAATCGGGGTGGTCCACGTATACCGGGTGTTGTTCGTGCACGTGGTTAGCTACGTAATCGATGAGCACATTGAAGTTTTCTTCATGGGCTTCGTCGAGTAACTGATGCACTTCTTTGGGCGATCCAAATCGCACGTCGGGCTTGATGTTGGAGATGGGCCAGTAACCGTGGTAACCGCTAAATTTGGAGGTAACGCCTCCTTTGTTCCACAGGCCCCAGGCATCCCAAGGATTCTGAACGATCGGTGAAAGCCATATGGTGTTGGTTCCCAATTCTTCGAAAAAGCCCGATCGAAGCACTTCGGTAATTCCGGCGATATCGCCTCCGTGATAATTGGCCTTGGGATCGATATCCGGATTCGGCACTATGCTGTCGTTCGCCTCGCTTCCGTTCTTGAATCGATCGACCATCATGAAGTACATGATGGCAGTGTGCCAATCGGACCGCGCGAGTTGGTCCGTTGAGCGAACGATCTTGCCCGATTCGAGCGGGATCAATACATCGTTCGATAACCGTGCATTACGTGTGCTGAAGATGCGCAAGTAGCTTCGTCCCTCAGCATAGCTGCACTTAGGATCGATTTCCGGAATTTGAACACTATAGGTGCCGGAACCGATGGTGTCGATTTTCAAGCGTTGGTTTTGCCAGTAGGCCAGCACGATCTGATCGTTCGGTATGTTCGACAATTCGATAGAACGGTTATCCGTAAAGATTGGCTCCAATGCAACGGGAGCTTCACCCGGATAGTCCACCACGAGAGTAGAGTTATACCCCCCCATTCCATTCGAAACTGAATCGGATCTGGGGTCGGTCGCTTCAACGGCTCTACCACCGTTCCATACGAAGAACTTGTACGGATAGCTGTTAGGAGCCATTTTCACCGACGAGGTGAAAAGCTGTCCGTCGGAATTCATTTTCAACGCTCCGCGGTTCCAGGCATTGAATGTGCCGAATAGGAATACGGAATCCGCCTCGCCTTCAAACTGAAAGTCTACCTTCTGAGTCAACGAATAGAAAACGGGAATTTCATACCTCTCACCGTTATGAAGCTCGATGGTCTGTATTGAGTACGTCTGATCGCCCCTGTGAAGGTGAACTTCCCAGGCCGCTTTACCAAAGCTGAAGCTCACTCCTGTACTCGCAGAAACACGTTTGATTCGCGTGGTATCCGGCACAAAATCCGGTGCATAGAACAGATTGCTCTCATCGGATAGCACTATCGGGCCAGCTAAACCGGTCACGGCATCACCTTGAAAGAGATATTCCTTTTCCTTGGGTGCACAGGCAATGGTCAGTCCTGCAAGTGCGACGAAGTAGGCGAATCTTTTCATATCACAAGGCTATACGTTCACTGTGCACGGCGGCATCTCCGGGTGCGAGTCGATGTTCGTTTCCGAGGAGGAACAAGGTAGCTTCGGCCGGACCCTCATTTTCGATGTGGGTGCCCTCCTTATCGATCTTCACGGCCAACTGAGCGCCGCGCCAAGTAATTCGAAAATTCAGGGCTTCCCACTCCGATGGCAGGTAAGGATCGAAATGCAGTTGCTCGTCGTGGACGGTCATACCTCCAAAACCTTGAACCACGCTGATCCAGGTTCCGGCCATACTGGTGATGTGCAGTCCTTCGTGAACCTCTCGGTTATAATCGTCCAGATCGAGTCGAGATGTACGGTGATACATTTCCAAGGCCTTATCCTCGTAGTCGAGCTGTGCCGCCAGAACCACATGAATACATGGCGATAAACTACTTTCGTGCACGGTCATGGGCTCGTAGAAATCAAAATTCCGCTTGAGCGTTTCGCGATCGAACTCGTGTCCGAAGAAGTACAGTCCCTGCAAGGTATCGGCCTGCTTAATGAAACACGATCTGAGGATGCGGTCCCAACTCCAATGCTGATTGATGGGGCGTTCGCTATCGTCCAAAGCGTCGGCAGAGCGCAGATCTTTATCCAGGAATCCCTCTTGTTGCAGGAATACCCCGCGCTGTTCATCGACCGGATAGTACATCTTACCTATGATGTCGTTCCAACGTTCGCGCTCTCTATTATCCCACCGCAAGGTGGCGCTCAAAGTCTCCCAGCGCGTAGGTTCGTTCTCG is a window from the Flavobacteriales bacterium genome containing:
- a CDS encoding cyclomaltodextrinase C-terminal domain-containing protein; translation: WGSERAKLLTFNRCLVRQKTFWTGVDENDTFMILVNGNEKPHEFNLNRYVDFLYAGSQLTNMLDPSDQRGVDPIALPARGFALYRVASGR
- a CDS encoding methylglyoxal synthase — translated: MKIALIAHDGKKADMVAFMRDHMDVLKNKKIELVATGTTGKHVESAGLKVQRVKSDPLGGDAQIAAEVAEGRVQAVFFFRDPLDKHPHEPDIAMLMRVCDVYNIPLATNPATADLIFSSLEQ
- a CDS encoding alpha-amylase encodes the protein MKKLSIWVLSAALRSCGSPSNESSNTMADENELVEMIDSRLPDWAANATIYEVNIRQYTKEGTINAFSEHLPRLKELGVDILWIMPVQPIGEKNRKGPLGSYYSIQDYTSVNPNFGTMDDFKALVDQAHELGLKVILDWVANHTAFDHTWTVEHPEFYTYDEEGNINVAKDNEGNVTDWTDVADLNYENQDLWAAMADEMRFWVDSADIDGFRCDVAGFVPMDFWNYLSEQRATRNKELFMMAEWAEPTDMQNFHMNYGWDVHHVMNEVAKGIKSPSDIEMLRLEIDSNYTQDDLRMYFTTNHDENSWNGTVFERMGKAHFQWFVFTATFDRGMPLIYSGQEVGLSKRLKFFDKDWIDWSVETDSLTGWNYNKFYTAMMDIYHNTPALWNGNYGGDFSPLVVNDEKRTYAYARRRDLSKIEAAGPYMAIEMTDNSEVVAAFNFGNAAARFTKEELELKGSYKVFDGQTTNDWNADEANDLVILEDQFLIFFR
- a CDS encoding alpha-amylase produces the protein MKRFAYFVALAGLTIACAPKEKEYLFQGDAVTGLAGPIVLSDESNLFYAPDFVPDTTRIKRVSASTGVSFSFGKAAWEVHLHRGDQTYSIQTIELHNGERYEIPVFYSLTQKVDFQFEGEADSVFLFGTFNAWNRGALKMNSDGQLFTSSVKMAPNSYPYKFFVWNGGRAVEATDPRSDSVSNGMGGYNSTLVVDYPGEAPVALEPIFTDNRSIELSNIPNDQIVLAYWQNQRLKIDTIGSGTYSVQIPEIDPKCSYAEGRSYLRIFSTRNARLSNDVLIPLESGKIVRSTDQLARSDWHTAIMYFMMVDRFKNGSEANDSIVPNPDIDPKANYHGGDIAGITEVLRSGFFEELGTNTIWLSPIVQNPWDAWGLWNKGGVTSKFSGYHGYWPISNIKPDVRFGSPKEVHQLLDEAHEENFNVLIDYVANHVHEQHPVYVDHPDWATPLYLQDGSLNTERWDEQRLTTWFDTFMPTLELRNPEVVDYMTDSALVWVTQHEFDGFRHDATKHIDELYRRTLTRKVKELNLDRRIYQIGETYGSPELISSYISNGMLDAQFDFNVYDAAVSPFVSSAPKDIENLVNTLNQSRNTYGYHNLMGYISGNQDRSRFISLASGDVLLSEDQKLAGWTREIPKPKAEAYARLGLLHALNFAIPGIPVIYYGDEYGMWGANDPDNRKMMKFTGYDSDEAALRADVQALTTARNREMALLYGNAEVEIVEQNVIHITRTYLGERVQIWINPGPYPILCGVSSENILAGRLVEGDEDNVLEPLSFVYVKE